In Streptomyces camelliae, the sequence TTGTTACGGAAGACGAGCAGATAGCGCCAGAAGAGGAGCCTGCGGATGCTGCATCCAGGCAGCAGGACCGCGGCCTCCCGGCGGATCTGGAGCAGGGGCATGGCCGGCTGTCTCACCGGCGCTTTCACCTGCTCTCGACCGGTCGCAGCGGCGGTGGGGCGAAGCCTGTCCTTCACAGCGACGGTCAGCCTGGCGACAGCGTTGACGGGAACGGCCGCCAGACTCCAAGCCCAGTCGAGCCGGGTCTTCTCCGGATAGCAGCCCAAGATCACGAGGACGCCGCCGGGCGCGAGTGCGTCACGCAGTGCAGCGACGGTGTCGAACGGCATGTGATGGATGCTGGCGAGGCACGAGATGAAGTCGTAGTGATCCTCGGGCAGTTCGACTTCGGTGACGTTCGCGTGCCGGAAGCGTGGGCTCCGGTCGCCCGCTAGCCGCCCCGACAAAGCGCGGGCCTCGGCGATGGCCTCCTCCGACGGGTCGATCGCATCGACCTCTATGCCCAGGTGAGCGAGTCGACGAGCGAACCGGCCGGTTCCGCAGCCGACGTCCAGGGCCGCACCGCAATTCCGCGGCATGTGGCGCAACAGCAGACGGTGATAGTGGTCGTTGTGATCAAAGGGCATGGTCTGACCCTGCCACAGCGCACGCGCAGGGCCCGGCGGTTCCACCACCAAGACGCAGGCAGTGAACTGCGTCACGCCGGCGGGGTTGGACTACAACACGCACGCGCCGTTGTGGAGGTGCAGCGGTTGCTCGGGCACGTATGGACGACCACCACGGTCGACAACCTGGCGACGGCTCAGGCCGATCCAGAGCAGGCGGACCGATGGCGGCAGTCGGCGGCCCGGGCCGGGCAACGGCTGGTCACGGATAGGCGGAGTCTACGGTGAAGTGGAATCTGCGTTGGCACGGCCGCCAGTCGAATTTGCGTTGGCACAGCCGCCAAGCGCGACATCCTGCGGCCGGTTGATCTGCAGGCGGCCTTCGCGACCGTGGGCTTCACTCCGTCACTGAGCAAGGTCGCCGCGCTGTGGGGCGGCACCCCGGTGACGGTGCGGTTGGACGACCTGGACAAGATCTGCGCGGCGCCGCAGTGCACGGCAGGCGACCTGTTGGAGGCCGAGCTCGACGCCGAACACCTGGCCGTAGAAGGCAGTGGCGGCGGACACGTCGCTGGTGTGCAGTTCGTTCCAGGGCAGCGCGCCAGGCTCGCTGACGACCTGTGCGCCGAAGAACTCGCCGGGCTGCCGGACACCGAACACCGCGCCCTGCGGGTCGGCGGCGATCAGCATCCGGCCGAGCGTGCCGACGTCCATCAGCGGAGCGAGCAGGGTGCCGCCGTGGCGGTGATCGCGTCCTGGGTGGCCTGGGCGTCGGTGGTGGACAGGTAGCTGGTCCAGACGGTCGGCGGCTCCGGCGCTCCCTCGGGTGCCATCGTCGGGCCGATGCCGGCCACGGGCTTGCCACGGAGCTCACAGACCGCGTACCCGCCGAACTCGGGCGGGCCCGGCCGGCGCTGCCAGCCCAGCAGAGCGCGGTAGAAGTCCGGCGCGGCGGGCTGGTCCTTCGCCATCAGATCGACCCAGCACGGGGTACCGGTCGCGTACGCGGTGGTGACTTCGGGCATCTCTCGCTCTTTCTGGTCAGGTCCCCCATCAGTCACCCTCGTGCCGCGGGCTGGAATCCGCCACCCGGCGGCCGGATCGGCCTACGCCTCGAACGAGGGGACGCGGGCGGCGAGTTCCGCGGCGAAGTGCCGGGCCTGTGCTCCCCAGTCGTGGTCGATCGCACCGAAGTGCTGGAGGACGTCGAGCAGCTCGTGTGCCTCCGAGAGGGTGAGCAGGGGCAGGCGCGGCTCGCGTGGTTCGTGCAGACCGAATGCGGGATCGAGGATTTCGTCCATACCGGGCGCAACGGACATCGATCGCGAGGGTTACGGGTGCTGGTCAGGCAGGGGAGGGGTCTTTGCCGAACGAATGCCCTCCACGACGTCCGTCGGCCGAGCGGCAGCATGGCTCCGGTGCAGCCGGCACGTGATCGTGCCCGACCTTCGTGGCCACGGCGGCAACAGCCGGCCCGGCGTCCATTGCGTTGAGCTGATGCGGCTGGTCGCCGTCGGTGCCGGACACCTGGTCCATGCCACACGGCCCGACGAGCGCCGTGGTCGAGTCGTTGGCGGTCTCCCGGCCCAGCAGCTCCGAGCAGAGGCGCGTCGGCGCCCGTGGACCGGGCGCCCCCAGCCGATGTCTCGGGGGACTGCTTCCGGAGCCCACTGGCCGACGCGCCGCGGGGGAGTGTCCGCGTCAGGTGCCTCATGGATAGCCGCACCTCATACCGTGAGGCAGGCGCCGTACCATGAACGTCATGAAGGAATCCGTGACGGAAGAAGCCGCCCTGCCGCCCGCACAGGGCGAGGGGGAGCACCTCTCCCTCGCGCTCGCCAACAGCGCCATCGCGCTGCCCGGCGGACACATGGTCGATCTCCTCAGGACTCCCGCACTGGCGAACCACTGGCTGACCGAACGCGGGCTCGCCCCGGTCGACGCGGGCATGCGGGACATGTGCGCGACACAGCTGCGTGCGCTGCGCGAACAGATCAGGTCGCTGTTCGCGGCTCATGACGCGGGGCTCCCCGCACTCCCCGCCGCCGTCACGGCCGTCAACGACGCGATGACCCGCGTCCCCACGGCCCCGCTGCTGCGGTGGGACGACAAGACCGGCCCCTACCGCGCCACCCCTCACCCCACCACCGAGATCGTCGACCACGCCCTCGCGACCCTCGCCGCCGATGCCGCCGACCTGCTCACCGGACCCGACGCCGACCGCCTCACTGCCTGTGGCTCCGCCCCCTGCAACCGCTATCTGCTCCGCCACGGCCGCCGCCACTGGTGCTCCACCCGCTGCGGCGACCGCGCCCGCGCCGCCCGCGCCTATGCCCGCCGTACCCGGACCACGACGGAATGACGACTGCCCGCCGGACACGGGATCTCTGAGCGGGGGTGTCCCGGGCGACCTCGGCGGCTTCGAAGTGCAGGGCGTCGTGTGAGGTGTGGGGTTCGGTGCGGACCAGCGATGTGCCGCCGCCGGCCGGGGTGAGGAGGAGGTCTCCGGGCTGGTAGAAGG encodes:
- a CDS encoding class I SAM-dependent methyltransferase encodes the protein MPFDHNDHYHRLLLRHMPRNCGAALDVGCGTGRFARRLAHLGIEVDAIDPSEEAIAEARALSGRLAGDRSPRFRHANVTEVELPEDHYDFISCLASIHHMPFDTVAALRDALAPGGVLVILGCYPEKTRLDWAWSLAAVPVNAVARLTVAVKDRLRPTAAATGREQVKAPVRQPAMPLLQIRREAAVLLPGCSIRRLLFWRYLLVFRNNG
- a CDS encoding CGNR zinc finger domain-containing protein: MKESVTEEAALPPAQGEGEHLSLALANSAIALPGGHMVDLLRTPALANHWLTERGLAPVDAGMRDMCATQLRALREQIRSLFAAHDAGLPALPAAVTAVNDAMTRVPTAPLLRWDDKTGPYRATPHPTTEIVDHALATLAADAADLLTGPDADRLTACGSAPCNRYLLRHGRRHWCSTRCGDRARAARAYARRTRTTTE